The Pseudocalidococcus azoricus BACA0444 genome segment GAGTTCAAGCAAACCATTTTGGATAAGCAGGGGGCCTGGCGGGAGGTCTTAATTGAAGCAACTCGCTTAGGAATTTCTGTTCCCGCCTTTGGCGCGTCCTTGGAATACTTTGATAGCTATCGGCGGGCACGGCTCCCCCAAAATCTCACCCAGGCCCAGCGGGACTTCTTTGGGGCCCATACCTATGAGCGCACCGACAAACCCGGCCATTTCCATACGGAATGGGTCCCCATTGAAGAAGCAAAAGGTTAAATCGTTGTGGTGGTTCAGGTGGGATGCTCTTTTGGTGTTCTGCCTGGGGCTTATCGTCATTTCTGCCAAAACTGAGACAGTCACAACGACTACTCATTATGGTTTCAAGTAACTTTGTGTTTCATTCCTAAGCGAAATGACTATAGTCTCAGATTCGTGAAAATAGGGTGTATCTAACTCCGAAACAGGCGACTGTAAAGCGTTTCATGTCCCATTACCCCTAGGGACAGTCCCCAACTGCAACTATCAAGTTGATCATCTTCAAGGTTGAGAATCTCTGCACAGGCCTGGGTGATTGGCTGATGTAAAGTAAGTAAGAGCCGCTGACCTTGAGTTTGCCCAAGGGGGATCAGTTTTACGCCCGCATTGATTAAGTTACTCGTCCAACTCTGGAGAAAGCCTAAGATTGCTTGCTCTAAATCAATCTGCCAGGCCCCGGCCACCCGCCCAAAGGCCACCGCAAAGTGATGAAACTCCTGGGGATTAAAATTTTGCGTCTCCGGTTCTAAATCACAAAAAAGCTGCCAGAGAGAGCGGCCCATTTGCAGGCTTTGTTGGCGTAAGGCTTCCCCATCTCGTGCCGCCGTTAACCAGTGATTCCAGTATCGGATAGATGTCAAATCACCTTTGACTTGGCCCTGATAGGCACGGATCCCAATGGCGGCATCAACCCGAATTGCCCCAACCATCAATTCAGCGGTAATCCAGTTCTGCAATCCTGCGGCGTTGGTGATTTGTTCAGTTTGAATCAAAAATTCCAGGCCCTCAGAATAGGCGTAGGCCCCCACGGGTAAAGTGGGACTTGCTAATTGTAATAGCCGTAACAGTGCTTCAGAATCCACAGGCCAGAGAAACCCCTATTCCAACGATCTAACTAAGGCGTTAATCATGCCTTGGGCCTGGTGCCAATAGCTCCCCCCAAATAAGTTGCCATGATTGAGAATGTGATAGAGGTTGTAGAGAGTTTTACGGGTTTGATACCCAACGGGGAGACCCTGAACAGATTCATAGCCCTGATAAAATTCAGCCGGAAAGCCACCAAATAGCTCGGTCATCCCTAAATCTACTTCCCAATCACCGTAGTAAGGGGCCGGATCAAAAACTACTGGTTCCCCAGCATCAGTAAAGGCAGCATTGCCACTCCAGAGATCCCCGTGAACTAGGGTGGGTTGCGGGTGGTGATTGGCTAAAAGACGGGAAATATTCCGCAGCAGGTCATCGGCATGATCCAAATGGATGCCGCGTTTGCGGGCCAACTGGAGTTGATAGCCAATTCGAGCATCTCGCCAAAAACTGACCCAATCATCACTCCAAGAATTAATCTGAGGCGTGCTGCCGATGGTGTTGTCTTGATCCCAGCCAAACTGATTACCCCGACCGTTGAGGTGTAACTGGGCTAAATTTTGCCCTAATTGTTCCCAGGCCTGGCTTGAGCCACCTCTGAAGGGTAAGTATTCTAAAACAATAAAACTATGTCGCCCACTCAAGCCTGTGCAGATCACCTGAGGCACACGAATGGCTTTAACCTGATGTAGGGCCT includes the following:
- a CDS encoding urease accessory protein UreF, producing MDSEALLRLLQLASPTLPVGAYAYSEGLEFLIQTEQITNAAGLQNWITAELMVGAIRVDAAIGIRAYQGQVKGDLTSIRYWNHWLTAARDGEALRQQSLQMGRSLWQLFCDLEPETQNFNPQEFHHFAVAFGRVAGAWQIDLEQAILGFLQSWTSNLINAGVKLIPLGQTQGQRLLLTLHQPITQACAEILNLEDDQLDSCSWGLSLGVMGHETLYSRLFRS
- a CDS encoding fructosamine kinase family protein yields the protein MWSEINQAIASAIGQPFVTADAQAVGGGSINPAYVLTDGQSRYFVKLNQPQRELMFRQEALGLQALHQVKAIRVPQVICTGLSGRHSFIVLEYLPFRGGSSQAWEQLGQNLAQLHLNGRGNQFGWDQDNTIGSTPQINSWSDDWVSFWRDARIGYQLQLARKRGIHLDHADDLLRNISRLLANHHPQPTLVHGDLWSGNAAFTDAGEPVVFDPAPYYGDWEVDLGMTELFGGFPAEFYQGYESVQGLPVGYQTRKTLYNLYHILNHGNLFGGSYWHQAQGMINALVRSLE